In Nicotiana tabacum cultivar K326 chromosome 19, ASM71507v2, whole genome shotgun sequence, one DNA window encodes the following:
- the LOC142173456 gene encoding uncharacterized protein LOC142173456, translated as MPWKENKKTDALDTLTSTLTIPGQTQFTICQKWIILPDENEDEESKLERSVAISEDEKVDWRQNMIDYLCYGILPEYPRRKTKIRHRVAHFLYYKDTFYRRLFEGVLLRCLGEDKETQVMKEAHSRVCGSYQSGSKLHFHIKRMGYYWPTIVKDCLDYTRRCKAWQFHANFIHQPPEMLHLTIASWPFDALGLDILGPLLKFSKGKLYILATTDYFSNWVEVVALKEVKKENVANFIRVNIIYHFSIPRVEAVLPLERQIPSLRLAIKEDLTEEENTLLHLEELEALDEKRLKAQQSLECYQAHLSRTFNIKVFLMTFQVGDQVLAVRRPIITSRKSGAKFTSKWDGPYVVQEDYSSGAYKLVDIDDMRIGSINGKFLKRYYP; from the exons ATGCCATGGAAGGAAAACAAGAAAACTGACGCCTTAGATACTCTAACTTCGACATTGACTATACCCGGCCAGACGCAATTTACTATCTGCCAAAAATGGATAATACTGCCAGatgagaacgaggatgaagaaagcAAGCTCGAGCGTTCGGTAGCCATATCTGAAGATGAGAAGGTTGATTGGAGACAAAATATGATTGACTACTTATgttatgggatacttccagaataTCCAAGAAGAAAGACCAAAATTCGTCATCGTGTCGCTcacttcctttactacaaagatactttTTATCGAAGATTATTTGAGGGAGTTCTCTTGCGTTGTTTAGGGGAAGATAAAGAAACTCAAGTTATGAAAGAGGCACACTCTAGAGTTTGTGGATCATATCAATCTGGGTCGAAGCTCCACTTTCACATTAAGAGGATGGGTTATTACTGGCCGACAATAGTGAAAGATTGCTTAGATTACAcccgaagatgcaaggcttggcAGTTTCACGCTAATTTTATACACCAACCACCTGAAATGTTACACCTTACTATTGCATCTTGGCCATTTGACGCTTTGGGATTGGATATTCTTGGACCACTTCTAAAATTTTCTAAAGGGAAACTATACATCTTGGCTACAACTGATTACTTCTCAAACTGGGTTGAGGTCGTCGCTCtcaaggaagtaaagaaggagaATGTTGCAAACTTCATTCGAGTGAATATCATCTATCATTTCAGCATTCCTA GAGTCGAAGCAGTTCTTCCTCTTGAGCGTCAAATACCATCCTTACGACTTGCTATCAAAGAAGATCTTACTGAAGAAGAAAATACTTTGTTGCACCTTGAAGAACTGGAGGCCCTTGATGAGAAAAGACTCAAAGCTCAAcaaagtcttgaatgttatcaagctcatCTTTCTCGTACTTTCAACATAAAGGTTTTCTTGATGACCTTCCAAGTTGGTGATCAAGTTCTTGCAGTAAGAAGACCCATTATCACCTCTCGCAAATCTGGGGCCAAATttacttcaaaatgggatggtcCATATGTTGTGCAAGAAGATTATTCAAGTGGAGCTTACAAGCTAGTTGATATAGATGACATGAGAATTGGCTCCATTAATGGGAAATTTTTAAAGAggtattatccttga